The Spirosoma foliorum genome has a window encoding:
- a CDS encoding glycosyltransferase family 2 protein yields the protein MSELLQLTVLIPLYNEDESLPELHDWIVRVVTEQQYTYEILFVDDGSTDESWAVIERLAQANSAVRGIRFNRNYGKTAGLQTGFQAARGQVVITMDADLQDSPDEIPELYRMITEEKFDLVSGWKQKRYDPITKTLPTKLFNSVSRWISGVQLHDFNCGLKAYRQKVVKTIAPTLYGDMHRNLPIVANWNGFGKIGEKIVQHRARKYGTTKFGLERFVNGFLDVLVIAFVQKFSKRPMHFFGTFGTLSFFVGTVLAIWLIVEKLINIAQGVKFRNATDNPLFYFGLVAIILGVQLFLAGFLGEMLVRQSLGKSGDLQIAERVGFSEQKVTI from the coding sequence ATGTCAGAATTGCTTCAACTAACCGTTCTGATTCCGCTCTACAACGAAGATGAGTCGCTGCCCGAACTGCACGACTGGATTGTACGAGTCGTAACAGAACAACAGTATACATACGAAATCCTGTTCGTTGACGATGGCAGCACCGACGAGTCGTGGGCTGTAATCGAACGACTGGCACAGGCTAATTCGGCGGTGCGTGGTATTCGGTTTAATCGGAACTACGGTAAGACAGCGGGTTTGCAAACGGGTTTTCAGGCGGCTCGTGGTCAGGTAGTCATTACGATGGATGCCGATCTACAGGACAGCCCCGATGAAATACCGGAATTGTACCGGATGATTACCGAAGAGAAATTCGATCTGGTGTCAGGATGGAAGCAGAAACGCTACGATCCTATCACGAAAACGCTGCCGACTAAACTGTTTAATTCGGTTTCGCGCTGGATTTCCGGGGTGCAGCTTCATGATTTCAACTGCGGCCTAAAAGCATATCGGCAGAAAGTTGTTAAAACCATAGCACCAACACTCTATGGCGATATGCACCGCAATCTGCCGATTGTAGCCAACTGGAACGGGTTTGGTAAAATTGGCGAGAAAATAGTTCAGCACCGGGCGCGCAAATACGGTACTACTAAATTTGGCCTCGAACGCTTTGTCAATGGTTTTCTGGATGTACTCGTTATCGCGTTTGTCCAGAAGTTCAGTAAGCGGCCCATGCACTTTTTCGGTACGTTCGGTACCTTGTCGTTTTTCGTAGGCACCGTGCTGGCCATCTGGCTGATCGTTGAAAAGCTGATTAATATTGCGCAGGGTGTTAAATTTCGAAACGCTACCGACAATCCCCTGTTTTATTTCGGCTTAGTTGCGATAATTTTGGGCGTTCAGTTGTTCCTGGCGGGTTTTCTGGGCGAAATGCTGGTTCGACAGTCGCTGGGTAAATCGGGCGATTTGCAGATTGCCGAGCGAGTTGGGTTTTCAGAACAGAAAGTGACTATATAA
- a CDS encoding nucleotidyltransferase family protein, with protein MEKGQIVQEIQHYFADKPVERAWLFGSFARGEQEADSDIDVLLELDFSEPIGLEYIHWWMDLEKKLNRKVDLVCEGTLSKYIIPFVNQDKQLIYER; from the coding sequence ATGGAAAAAGGCCAGATTGTGCAGGAGATTCAGCATTATTTTGCCGATAAACCGGTTGAGCGAGCCTGGTTATTTGGGTCGTTTGCAAGGGGTGAACAAGAGGCCGATAGCGACATAGATGTTTTACTCGAGCTTGATTTTTCAGAGCCAATTGGGTTAGAATATATACATTGGTGGATGGATTTAGAAAAAAAACTAAATCGTAAAGTGGACTTAGTTTGTGAAGGTACTTTGTCTAAATACATAATTCCTTTTGTAAATCAGGATAAACAGTTGATTTATGAAAGGTAG
- a CDS encoding tRNA1(Val) (adenine(37)-N6)-methyltransferase, producing MFSFKQFTIQQDRTAMKVCTDACVLGAYADVGVGGRVLDIGTGTGLLALMAAQRNPTASVDAVEVDDAAFSQASENVAASPFAERVQVVHTRIQEFPLTPGPSPRAGEGSRLGDRTSSLSQNGRGAGGKGKLYNRILTNPPFYTNHLRSPDAAVTRALHTDELPFPELLEAVVRLLTVEGQWWVLLPPYETEKLTELANEVGLKPFQRLFLKHNEKKPVFRVITGFSFVDGPIIDETLRIYETNPRSQADGKAPPATYTSEFRALLSDFYLLF from the coding sequence TTGTTTTCCTTTAAGCAATTCACCATTCAGCAGGATCGTACGGCCATGAAGGTCTGTACGGATGCCTGTGTGCTGGGGGCCTATGCTGACGTAGGAGTAGGCGGGCGTGTGTTAGACATCGGTACAGGGACAGGTTTGCTGGCGTTGATGGCTGCACAGCGCAACCCAACAGCGAGTGTAGATGCAGTCGAGGTAGACGATGCCGCTTTTAGTCAGGCTAGTGAGAATGTAGCTGCCAGCCCATTTGCGGAACGGGTGCAGGTGGTGCATACCCGCATTCAAGAATTCCCCCTCACCCCCGGCCCCTCTCCCAGAGCGGGAGAGGGGAGCAGACTTGGAGACAGAACGTCTTCCCTCTCCCAAAACGGGAGAGGGGCCGGGGGTAAGGGAAAACTTTACAACCGAATCCTGACAAACCCCCCATTTTACACTAACCATCTCCGCTCACCCGATGCTGCGGTAACTAGGGCGCTTCATACCGATGAGTTACCTTTTCCGGAACTGCTTGAGGCTGTTGTTCGGTTATTGACGGTAGAGGGGCAGTGGTGGGTACTCTTGCCTCCTTATGAAACAGAAAAGTTAACGGAGTTGGCGAACGAAGTGGGTTTAAAACCGTTTCAACGACTTTTTCTAAAGCACAATGAGAAGAAGCCTGTTTTTCGGGTGATTACGGGTTTTTCGTTTGTAGATGGGCCAATCATTGATGAAACGCTGAGAATTTACGAAACTAATCCGCGAAGTCAGGCTGATGGAAAGGCACCGCCTGCAACCTATACATCAGAATTTCGAGCTTTACTGAGCGATTTTTACCTACTGTTTTAA
- a CDS encoding ribonuclease H1 domain-containing protein, producing the protein MAEKKPKFYVVWQGRKPGVYDSWDEAKVQTDGFPKPLFKSFDSEPAALKAFKDKPHVHIGQGTKPAGKQGKLDGLVGLPIQDSLVVDAAWNTATGDMEYQGIYLATKQKLFLKGPFADGTNNIGEFLAIVHALALLHQKNSNIPVYSDSRTAIGWVQKKKANTKLEETSRNAELFELLDRAETWLKTHRFANPVLKWETTVWGENPADFGRK; encoded by the coding sequence ATGGCCGAGAAAAAGCCAAAATTTTATGTTGTCTGGCAGGGTCGAAAGCCGGGTGTTTATGATAGTTGGGACGAAGCTAAAGTTCAGACAGATGGGTTTCCTAAACCCTTGTTCAAATCATTCGACAGTGAGCCAGCCGCCCTTAAAGCCTTCAAAGATAAACCTCATGTTCATATCGGTCAGGGTACTAAACCGGCAGGTAAACAGGGGAAACTAGATGGATTAGTAGGCTTGCCTATTCAGGATAGTTTGGTTGTCGATGCCGCCTGGAATACGGCTACCGGCGATATGGAATATCAGGGTATTTACCTGGCTACCAAGCAAAAACTGTTTTTGAAAGGCCCTTTTGCCGATGGGACCAATAACATCGGTGAGTTTCTAGCTATTGTTCATGCATTGGCGTTGCTTCATCAGAAAAACAGCAATATTCCCGTGTATTCTGATTCGAGAACGGCTATTGGCTGGGTTCAGAAGAAAAAGGCCAACACTAAACTCGAGGAAACATCCCGAAATGCCGAACTCTTCGAACTACTCGACCGGGCCGAAACCTGGCTCAAAACCCATCGATTCGCTAACCCGGTCCTGAAATGGGAAACCACGGTCTGGGGCGAAAATCCGGCAGATTTTGGCAGAAAGTAA
- a CDS encoding type II toxin-antitoxin system VapC family toxin, producing MDYILDTQVFIWHAIGDSRLSRRAKQLIESDAVCWISIASIWEMAIKYKLGNLVFAKPFDELIQEQITLYDYKIYPIELRHTFLLSRLEQHHKDPFDRLIIAQSIVDAIPVVSADSAFDLYPVNRIW from the coding sequence ATGGATTACATACTTGATACACAAGTTTTTATTTGGCATGCAATCGGAGACTCCAGACTGAGTAGGAGAGCCAAGCAACTAATTGAATCGGATGCGGTTTGCTGGATAAGCATTGCCAGCATTTGGGAAATGGCAATCAAATATAAATTAGGAAATCTGGTATTCGCCAAACCGTTTGACGAACTGATTCAGGAGCAAATTACTTTATACGACTACAAAATTTACCCTATTGAACTTCGTCATACATTTCTTCTGAGTCGTTTGGAGCAACATCATAAAGACCCCTTTGATCGATTGATTATTGCCCAATCAATTGTTGATGCTATTCCGGTAGTAAGTGCCGATTCTGCATTTGACCTTTATCCTGTTAATCGAATCTGGTAG
- a CDS encoding DUF2281 domain-containing protein: protein MDALILKKYESLPADLRREVSDFIDFLWSKYQKKEADSELIAGKRAGLFGNAKGMITILPGFDDIPEGFEEYQ, encoded by the coding sequence ATGGACGCTCTAATATTAAAAAAATACGAGTCTTTACCCGCTGATTTGCGGAGAGAGGTTAGTGATTTTATTGACTTTTTGTGGAGTAAATATCAGAAGAAAGAGGCTGATTCAGAATTGATTGCTGGTAAACGGGCTGGCCTTTTTGGGAACGCCAAAGGAATGATTACTATTCTTCCTGGTTTCGACGATATACCAGAAGGCTTTGAAGAGTATCAATAA
- the pepT gene encoding peptidase T: MKNYTHTAVDRFLRYVQIDTQSDPQSTANPSTEKQKDLSRVLVQELLDMGVTDAELDEWGYVYATIPANTEKTDVPTICFCSHVDTSPDVTGAGVKPMIHHNWDGSDIVLPDDTSQIIRVIDHPDLEHQIGNDIITASGTTLLGADNKAGVAEIMDAANYLLTHPEVKHGRIRLLFTPDEEVGRGTEKVDIQKLGADFGYTIDGEALGTLEDETFSADGVKITIQGVSTHPGFAKGKLENALKIAADLLAVLPKNALSPETTEEKEGFVHPTHMEGNQDQAVLEFIIRDFTEVGLQEKETYLQNQLNDILKNYPGSSAQFVVKEQYRNMKAVLDQHPAVVDNALEAIRRSGLSAERRSIRGGTDGSRLSFMGLPCPNIFAGEHAFHSRLEWVSVQDMQKAVEVIVNVAQVWEERS, from the coding sequence ATGAAAAACTACACTCATACAGCCGTAGATCGTTTCCTTCGTTACGTACAAATCGACACCCAGTCTGACCCCCAATCAACAGCAAATCCGAGTACTGAAAAGCAGAAAGATCTTAGTCGAGTACTGGTACAAGAGTTGCTCGATATGGGTGTTACAGATGCTGAACTGGATGAGTGGGGCTATGTGTATGCAACCATTCCAGCCAACACAGAGAAGACGGACGTACCAACCATCTGTTTCTGTTCCCATGTCGATACATCGCCCGATGTGACAGGAGCAGGGGTAAAGCCGATGATTCATCATAACTGGGATGGTTCTGATATTGTCTTGCCTGATGACACTTCGCAGATCATTCGAGTTATCGATCATCCTGATTTAGAGCACCAGATAGGTAACGACATCATAACCGCCAGCGGTACTACTTTACTGGGAGCCGACAATAAGGCGGGTGTCGCCGAAATCATGGACGCAGCTAATTATTTGCTGACCCACCCTGAGGTTAAGCATGGCCGTATCCGATTGCTTTTTACGCCCGATGAAGAAGTTGGGCGAGGAACCGAAAAAGTTGACATTCAGAAATTAGGTGCTGATTTTGGTTATACGATCGACGGAGAAGCGTTGGGCACGCTTGAAGATGAAACCTTCTCTGCCGACGGCGTTAAGATCACTATTCAGGGCGTGAGCACCCATCCCGGCTTTGCGAAGGGCAAGCTTGAAAACGCGCTGAAAATCGCTGCCGATTTGCTGGCTGTGCTGCCTAAAAATGCACTATCACCAGAAACGACGGAGGAAAAAGAGGGTTTTGTTCATCCAACCCACATGGAGGGAAATCAGGACCAGGCCGTTTTGGAATTCATAATCCGGGACTTTACCGAAGTTGGTTTACAGGAGAAAGAAACGTACCTGCAAAACCAGCTAAACGATATACTGAAAAACTACCCTGGCTCATCGGCTCAGTTTGTTGTGAAAGAGCAATACCGTAACATGAAAGCTGTACTTGACCAACATCCTGCGGTAGTCGATAATGCTCTTGAAGCCATTCGTCGGTCGGGCCTATCTGCCGAACGTCGGAGTATTCGGGGAGGCACAGATGGATCGCGATTATCGTTTATGGGTTTGCCTTGCCCTAACATTTTCGCGGGTGAACATGCCTTTCATTCCCGACTGGAGTGGGTATCTGTACAGGATATGCAGAAAGCTGTAGAGGTGATTGTAAACGTAGCGCAGGTTTGGGAGGAGCGGAGTTAG
- a CDS encoding nucleoside triphosphate pyrophosphohydrolase family protein produces MQQPDSLNQVAEFHRTFHAPVLETPQIPSAARCQLRVSLLAEELDELREAIAEGDIVAVADALCDLQYVLSGAVLEFGLGDKFKTLFDEVQRSNMSKACLTVAEAEATVAEYQAKGFPCHFIESDGKYLVFRDADHKTLKSVNYSPADLAGILG; encoded by the coding sequence ATGCAACAACCAGATTCTCTTAATCAGGTTGCGGAATTTCACCGCACCTTTCATGCTCCTGTATTAGAAACCCCCCAGATTCCTTCGGCTGCCCGTTGCCAGCTTCGGGTGTCTCTGCTGGCCGAAGAACTTGATGAATTGCGAGAAGCTATTGCTGAAGGCGACATTGTGGCGGTAGCCGATGCGCTTTGCGATTTACAATATGTATTATCGGGAGCCGTACTGGAGTTCGGGTTAGGTGATAAATTCAAGACTCTTTTTGATGAAGTACAACGCTCGAACATGAGCAAAGCCTGCCTGACCGTTGCCGAAGCTGAAGCGACTGTGGCGGAGTACCAGGCCAAAGGCTTCCCCTGCCATTTCATAGAGTCAGACGGTAAATACCTGGTGTTCCGAGACGCCGATCATAAGACACTTAAAAGCGTAAATTACTCTCCAGCAGATCTGGCGGGAATTCTGGGATAA
- a CDS encoding M28 family metallopeptidase codes for MNSSSDILHDLAALPHRGTATPEGAEAARLLQSHLTEMGASVRTEPFQTPKTYVTIVYWLIGGLLTGLILLPVTGVAVGFVWYFFWMAWKYFNWRYSFIVRFPIQHTATNVIGKWEGSGAGENRRKVILMAHYDTAPVSFLYSPKQQANFRISLLISLWLMLLAASLATLEVFKIGLPYLTYVRYGLIGYFSLQAIVGTAGYWLKGYTNGASDNATGVAAALATADRLREANLPDLDLEVVLTSAEEVGMIGAHAYVEAHKREWKRSQTLAINFDTLGAGKLTVIEQTGTAELIQYKNEPTRLARQLIENDFFKNRAQIGRWHTADFDSVWFVRNRIPVLALCALDADGRMPHIHQPDDVLANVDKAPIDTAIDLSEAVVVEWLKNQPAK; via the coding sequence GTGAATTCCAGCTCAGATATTCTTCATGACCTTGCTGCCTTACCGCATCGAGGCACTGCTACGCCAGAAGGGGCTGAAGCAGCACGACTCCTTCAATCGCATCTGACAGAGATGGGAGCTTCTGTACGAACAGAGCCCTTTCAGACGCCCAAAACCTATGTAACCATTGTCTACTGGTTGATTGGCGGGTTGCTTACTGGCTTGATCTTACTGCCAGTTACGGGTGTTGCTGTTGGCTTTGTCTGGTATTTTTTCTGGATGGCCTGGAAGTACTTCAACTGGCGTTATTCATTCATTGTCCGATTTCCAATACAACACACGGCAACGAATGTTATTGGAAAATGGGAAGGCAGTGGAGCGGGAGAAAATCGACGAAAAGTAATCCTGATGGCACACTACGATACAGCCCCGGTATCGTTTCTTTATAGCCCAAAACAACAGGCAAATTTTCGAATCTCCTTACTTATTTCGCTCTGGCTAATGCTTCTGGCAGCTTCGTTGGCTACCCTCGAAGTATTCAAAATTGGGCTTCCCTACCTAACCTATGTTCGCTATGGGCTCATAGGCTATTTTAGTTTACAAGCTATTGTAGGTACAGCGGGCTACTGGCTTAAAGGCTATACCAATGGCGCTAGTGACAATGCGACCGGTGTAGCTGCTGCATTAGCCACCGCCGACCGACTTCGGGAAGCGAATTTACCCGACCTGGATTTGGAAGTTGTCCTAACCAGTGCCGAAGAAGTGGGTATGATTGGGGCTCACGCGTATGTCGAAGCTCATAAACGGGAATGGAAACGAAGCCAGACACTAGCGATTAATTTCGATACCCTCGGCGCTGGGAAACTGACCGTTATTGAGCAAACGGGTACCGCCGAATTAATCCAGTATAAAAACGAACCTACGCGTTTGGCTCGGCAATTGATTGAAAATGACTTTTTTAAAAACCGCGCACAGATAGGCCGCTGGCATACCGCCGACTTCGATAGTGTATGGTTTGTACGAAACCGTATTCCTGTCTTAGCCTTATGTGCCTTAGATGCTGACGGACGAATGCCCCATATCCACCAGCCCGACGACGTATTGGCAAATGTCGATAAAGCACCCATCGATACGGCGATCGATCTTAGCGAAGCAGTGGTTGTAGAGTGGTTGAAAAATCAACCTGCTAAGTAG
- a CDS encoding glutamine synthetase III family protein produces MSNFRFKALEIAQNRQAMQVAAPTERVGDFFGSYTFNNEVMRTLLSPEAYLKVTEAINTNGQIDRGIADEVASAMKSWATSKGATHYTHWFQPLTGETAEKHDAFFDITFDGKAVEKFKGSALVQQEPDASSFPNGGLRNTFEARGYTGWDPSSPAFLMDNGAGGKTLCIPSVFISYTGEALDYKTPLLKALNALDKAATAVCQYFDRNITKVTPTLGPEQEYFVVDRALFYARPDLVLAGRTLFGHAPARGQQLEDHYFGSIPPRVNAFMVDFEFESMKLGMPVRTRHNEVAPGQFEVAPTFEEVNLAVDHNALLMDLMEKIAEKHNLKVLFHEKPFAGVNGSGKHNNWSMGTNTGVNLLAPSTKPKESLRFLTFLVNVVKAVHDNADLLRASIASAGNEHRLGANEAPPAIVSIFLGEALTQALNDLETKSEVTVNKGDNVYYKLGLNRIPSLMRDNTDRNRTSPFAFTGNKFEFRAVGSSANSASTMTVLNAIVADQLNKFKFDLDARLAKGEKKELAIVDILKEYYANSKRILFEGNGYSDEWVEEAARRGLSNIKSSPDALGIFVQPESLALFERTGIMNHAEVESRYEIELEKYIKNVQIESRVMGDLAMNHVVSTALKYQNKLAETARNLVELGMTAEAEPIKDILREISTRVMVIKKGVEAMIESRKKANNVLDTGERAKLYATEVKDHFDLIRYEVDKLEEVVDDEDWPLVKYRELLFVK; encoded by the coding sequence ATGTCCAATTTCCGTTTTAAAGCCCTTGAGATTGCCCAAAACCGTCAGGCTATGCAGGTAGCTGCTCCTACTGAACGTGTTGGCGATTTTTTTGGAAGTTATACGTTTAATAATGAAGTAATGCGGACGCTGCTTTCGCCCGAAGCGTACCTGAAAGTAACCGAAGCAATCAATACCAATGGTCAGATCGATCGGGGAATTGCCGATGAAGTAGCGAGTGCTATGAAGTCGTGGGCCACATCGAAAGGAGCAACTCACTATACGCACTGGTTTCAGCCGTTAACGGGCGAAACCGCCGAAAAACATGATGCTTTTTTCGATATTACCTTCGATGGTAAAGCGGTTGAGAAATTCAAAGGAAGTGCCTTGGTGCAACAAGAACCCGATGCTTCGTCATTTCCGAACGGTGGCTTGCGAAATACCTTCGAAGCGCGGGGCTATACCGGCTGGGATCCCTCATCGCCCGCTTTCCTGATGGATAACGGAGCGGGTGGGAAAACACTCTGTATCCCGTCTGTTTTTATCTCGTACACCGGCGAAGCGTTAGATTATAAGACCCCTTTGTTGAAAGCACTCAATGCCCTGGATAAAGCGGCAACGGCTGTTTGTCAGTACTTTGACCGGAATATCACGAAAGTAACGCCAACCCTCGGACCAGAGCAGGAATACTTTGTGGTCGACCGAGCTTTATTTTATGCACGCCCTGATTTGGTACTAGCTGGCCGAACGTTATTTGGGCACGCACCCGCCCGTGGACAGCAATTAGAAGATCACTATTTTGGGTCAATTCCTCCTCGCGTCAATGCCTTCATGGTGGACTTTGAGTTCGAGTCAATGAAATTGGGAATGCCTGTCCGTACGCGCCACAATGAAGTAGCGCCCGGTCAGTTCGAGGTGGCACCAACGTTTGAGGAAGTCAATCTGGCTGTCGATCATAATGCGCTCCTGATGGATTTAATGGAGAAGATCGCTGAGAAGCACAACCTGAAAGTGCTCTTTCACGAAAAACCGTTTGCAGGCGTCAATGGTAGTGGCAAGCATAACAACTGGTCGATGGGAACCAATACGGGGGTTAATTTGCTGGCTCCCAGTACCAAGCCCAAAGAAAGCCTGCGATTCCTGACATTTCTGGTAAACGTAGTGAAGGCTGTACACGATAATGCAGATTTGCTTCGGGCTAGCATCGCATCGGCTGGTAACGAACACCGCCTTGGAGCTAATGAAGCGCCACCCGCCATTGTGTCTATTTTCCTGGGTGAAGCCTTAACGCAAGCACTTAACGACCTGGAAACCAAGTCGGAAGTGACGGTTAACAAAGGAGACAATGTCTATTATAAACTAGGATTGAATCGAATTCCCAGCCTGATGCGTGATAATACAGATCGGAACCGAACATCACCTTTTGCCTTTACGGGAAACAAATTTGAGTTTCGGGCGGTGGGTAGTTCGGCCAACTCGGCATCGACAATGACTGTTTTGAATGCCATTGTCGCTGATCAATTGAATAAGTTCAAATTTGATTTGGATGCACGATTGGCGAAAGGAGAGAAGAAAGAACTCGCCATTGTCGATATTTTGAAAGAATACTACGCCAATAGCAAACGAATTCTATTTGAGGGCAACGGCTACTCCGACGAGTGGGTTGAGGAAGCAGCTCGCCGGGGCTTATCAAACATTAAGTCATCGCCAGATGCCCTAGGCATTTTTGTGCAACCCGAGTCACTGGCACTTTTCGAGCGAACAGGCATCATGAATCATGCTGAAGTTGAATCGCGCTACGAAATCGAACTTGAGAAATACATCAAAAATGTACAGATCGAGTCGCGGGTGATGGGCGATTTAGCGATGAACCATGTCGTTTCGACCGCGCTAAAATACCAGAATAAACTGGCTGAAACCGCCCGCAATCTGGTCGAGCTGGGCATGACAGCTGAAGCCGAACCGATTAAGGATATTCTACGTGAAATTTCGACGCGCGTTATGGTCATCAAGAAAGGTGTAGAAGCCATGATTGAGTCACGTAAAAAGGCCAATAACGTACTTGATACAGGTGAACGCGCTAAACTCTACGCCACCGAAGTAAAAGATCATTTTGACCTAATCCGCTATGAAGTAGATAAGCTCGAAGAGGTCGTGGACGATGAAGACTGGCCACTAGTCAAGTACCGAGAATTGTTATTTGTGAAGTAG
- a CDS encoding glutamine synthetase beta-grasp domain-containing protein — MAKSKLEYIWLDGYKPTQSLRSKTKIEDDFSGNLEDCSMWSFDGSSTEQAEGGKSDCLLKPVFICPDPQRKNGYLVMCEVLNADGTPHVTNGRATIEDDDNDFWFGFEQEYFLWDMKIDKPLGFPAEGFPTRPQGPYYCSVGAQNAYGRYIIEEHLDVCLDAGLNVEGINAEVATGQWEFQIFAKGAKAAGDQIWVARYLLERIGEKYGISINWHCKPLGDTDWNGSGMHANFSNSVLRTSGSKEVYAAICESFGKTPEVIKEHIDVYGADNHLRLTGKHETQSIDQFSYGISDRGASIRIPIATVERGWKGWLEDRRPNSAADPYKVAAVIIKTVKSADVVAA; from the coding sequence ATGGCAAAATCGAAGTTAGAGTACATTTGGCTCGATGGCTACAAGCCCACCCAAAGCCTACGGTCCAAAACTAAAATTGAGGACGATTTCTCAGGCAACCTTGAAGACTGCTCGATGTGGTCGTTTGATGGATCTTCAACCGAACAGGCTGAAGGTGGTAAGTCAGACTGTCTGCTGAAGCCAGTTTTCATCTGCCCTGATCCACAGCGCAAAAACGGTTATCTGGTTATGTGCGAAGTACTGAATGCTGATGGTACTCCTCACGTGACTAATGGTCGTGCTACGATTGAAGACGACGATAACGATTTCTGGTTTGGTTTTGAACAGGAGTACTTCCTGTGGGACATGAAAATTGATAAGCCACTGGGCTTCCCAGCCGAAGGCTTCCCAACTCGCCCACAAGGTCCTTATTATTGCTCGGTAGGCGCACAAAATGCGTATGGCCGTTACATTATTGAAGAGCATCTTGACGTTTGCCTCGACGCTGGCCTGAACGTAGAAGGTATCAATGCTGAAGTAGCGACCGGACAGTGGGAATTCCAGATCTTCGCGAAAGGCGCTAAAGCTGCTGGTGATCAAATCTGGGTTGCCCGTTACTTACTGGAGCGTATCGGTGAAAAATACGGTATTTCAATCAACTGGCATTGCAAACCCCTGGGCGATACCGACTGGAATGGTTCGGGTATGCACGCTAACTTCTCAAACTCAGTACTACGTACATCGGGTAGCAAAGAAGTTTATGCAGCCATCTGTGAATCGTTCGGTAAGACACCTGAAGTTATCAAAGAACACATTGATGTGTACGGAGCTGATAACCACCTGCGTTTGACCGGTAAACACGAAACGCAGTCTATCGATCAGTTCTCGTACGGTATCTCTGACCGTGGTGCTTCGATCCGTATCCCAATTGCTACGGTAGAACGCGGCTGGAAAGGTTGGTTAGAAGACCGTCGTCCAAACTCGGCTGCTGATCCATACAAAGTAGCTGCAGTTATCATCAAGACCGTTAAATCGGCTGATGTGGTAGCGGCATAA
- a CDS encoding MarC family protein — MFSIREVISVTLILFSVIDIVGSLPVLIDLRKKTGKIESEQATFASGVLMISFLFVGEEILKLFGVDVASFAVAGALIIFLIGLEMILGRTIFKSEIASGGATHIVPIAFPLIAGAGTLTTIISLRAEYQTLNIIIGIILNLILIYVVLKSSGWLETRLGQGGLDVLRKIFGIILLAIAIKLFKTNLIADF, encoded by the coding sequence ATGTTCAGCATCAGGGAAGTTATTTCCGTTACACTCATATTATTCTCGGTAATTGACATCGTTGGGTCGTTGCCGGTATTGATTGACCTTCGTAAAAAGACGGGGAAAATAGAATCGGAGCAGGCTACGTTTGCTTCGGGGGTGTTAATGATTTCGTTTCTGTTTGTTGGGGAAGAAATTCTGAAACTATTCGGGGTCGATGTCGCGTCGTTTGCCGTGGCAGGGGCGTTGATAATTTTCCTGATCGGTCTGGAGATGATTCTGGGACGAACCATTTTCAAATCAGAAATAGCTTCGGGTGGTGCCACCCACATTGTACCGATTGCGTTTCCGTTAATAGCCGGGGCTGGTACGCTGACAACCATCATTTCGTTACGGGCTGAATACCAGACACTCAATATAATTATCGGGATTATTTTAAACCTGATCCTGATTTACGTAGTTCTGAAATCATCGGGCTGGCTAGAAACCCGTCTCGGACAGGGTGGGCTGGATGTACTCCGTAAAATATTTGGAATCATTCTACTAGCTATTGCTATTAAGTTATTCAAAACGAATTTGATTGCTGATTTCTGA